The DNA window gTGACAGTCATGAATTGGAAGATATGCAGTATATTTGTTCTGTTATGGTGGAAGCAGTAAATTATCACAGTTGTGTCGTTTATTTCACCAAGCATTAGAACACCATGGAGATAAATAAACTGAGAATCttatttctcctcttttcttcacAGGCAAAGTTCATTGCTCCTGCTAATTACAAAGACACTGTAGAGGAGAGATCCATTGCTAAACTGTGCGGTTATCCCATATGTTCAAATAAAATGGGCAAGGTAAGAGCCTGTTTAATGTTGATCTTAAGAGTCCTCTGCAAGTAATAAATGTCATTGTTTCTTATGTATTTTATGCTTCTAATCTAACTCGGTGCTACTTTTCATTTATAGGTCCCAAAGCagcaatataaaatatgtacTAAGACCAATAAGGTGTATGACATCACAGAGCGCAAGGTAAGTgcttctacagtcatggaaaaaaatattagattattgttttctgtagtttcttgtccattttaatgcctggtacaactaaaggtactatTTGTTTCGACaagtataatgataacaaaaataagagctgatatccagccatattccctggttttcttgataatgattttggttattatcaagaaaatcatgggaaatgtctagatatcagctcttaaattaaactcttatgagctattttttgttgttatcattatatttgtccaaacaaatgtacctttagttgtaccagtcattaaaatgaacaagaaactgaagaaaacaaaggtggtctaatcatttttttcatgactgtatgtgtggcTGTGGATAAAAAGGGAAATActtacttacatttatttttgtggaGACAGTCAAAATAATGATTGTTTTCTGGTCTGTCTCTTGTGATAAGAGTTTTTGTAGTAACTTCTGCTACAAAGCGTCCAAAGAGTTTGAGCTTCAAATCTCGACTACGCCACTGTGGCTCAGGCAGCACGAGAGGTACGTCTGCTCTTATTCACTACTATGAACTGATCATTATTATAatctatttattgttaaaaatattgtttttctcttttttttctcacgaACAGTCCTCCAGAAGTTAAATTAATGAAGAAAGGAGATGGGTATGTATTTGCTCCAGAGTTATTGTATGCTaatattttagatatttacATGTCTTATAACTTTTTTCTGAGCTGATTCAGCTACGAAATGgatacatctttttttctattataattattattatttatttttttaaactgtatttattgTCTCTTTTAAAAACGAATTACAATGATACAGCACAATAAAACtcaacaaacatacacacacatatatgtacacTACAATAATTTCACTACTCACTATAGCTTTTATtgaagtatttatatttttcattcaaactactacttttttttcccacccTGTAATTTACATTCACactttttgcttctgtttttgctgctgagacaagtgaatttccccattgtgggatcaataaagtataatctaatctattctaaaataaaatactaaaatacacaaacaccttTCTATACTATATACATTGTGTCGAAAATATTACCAGTTTAATTTtactaattttttttagatgtttgaTGTTATAAATGTAATATACAGGTTTCCTCTGGGTGCTGGGAATCCAAGCaatttttcaaaccttgaaaacaccacAAATTCAAGTATATTCAAGGCTTGAAAAGTACTTGGAATAAAGTGCTTAAAACGGCATAAAATGTAGGTTATATtggtaggttttttttaatttccctcaggataaataaagcatctatctacctatctatctatctatttatctatctatgaCACCAAATCTACTttaataaaactgaaaactttGTTTTCATTCAATTTGTCACCTTTCTGTAGAATGtcccaaaacataattttaattgtttatagCACTTTAACGCGATGAAGTGAAATAATCCGTATCCTGTACAAACTCTGTACACATATGTAACTTGTCAGAGCTACAAGGGGCTGGAGAAGCTTGAAATTTCTTTAAAAgggcttgaatttgactttggaaaTGGTGAAAGAACCTTGAATATAGGTTTTGTAATAGACTAATTCTGTGTAATCCGTATGTGTCTAGTGGGAGTTCTGGTGAGGAGGTGCTGCTGACGACGAGGCGTCTCGAAGAGGAGGACATTGAGAACCCGCTCGCTGCTCAACCCGAGGATGCTCGCAGCTCTCAGGACGCTGCAGTCGGCCTCGGCCACAGTGACGGCAGCGACATCGAACAAGAGCAGGACTTTGTCTCCAGCGTGGTTTCCCAGCGGCAGGGTCCCAGGGTGCACTGGGGCGACCTTCCTAAACGTACAGATGAGGACAAGAAAGGTGATCGAGGGAAGGTGgagaggcaaaaaaaacagaggagagagggaggtgaaGAGGAGGCCGAGGGTCATCGAAAACAGGGTGCGGAGAGGGAGGGGAACATGAGAGAAGATGAAAACGGAAAGGAGTCTCGTTCATGTAAAACAGAAGTTGGAACTGATGCTGAAAactcattaaacacacacagacctaaCGGAGGCCTGCCTGACGAAGCCAGCGTGGAAGAAGCTACTGCTAAGCTGAATTGTTGCAATTTATCTGAAGGAGtcactcctgctgctcctccacctGTTGAATCAACAGATAACACAACTCTCGCCAGCTCTTCACCGTGTAAAGACTCAAACAGCTCAACAGAAAGCAAACGGCTCCCTCCTTCACCCCTGATCAACACGAATCAGCACAGCAGCAACACGGCTTCAATCAGCCAGCCAGACCTCAACATCACACAGGTGGGAATGAGCAGGAGAGGCGCCGCGGGGCTACGAGATCTACTCAAGAACCACACTGCTGGAGCCAAACCCGACAACATCCGTCTGAACCTCCTCGAGTGCCTGAGAAGAACGTTAAAGGAGTGGAGCACCGATGAGACCCTGAAGTTCCTGTATGGCGCCGAGCATTCACTAGGCTCGCCTTTCGCCGAtgttaaagaggaaaaagaggtggaggaggagctggacgaaGACGACCTGGAGGATGAGGTGACAGATGAGGGTGCAGACGGGGTTGAGGCAGGGCCGCAGAAGAGACCATCTGCCGCTGCGCCGGACTACGGGGCGCTGCGGCAGGAGACCCAGCAGCTGGAGCTCAGAGTCAAGGAGTTTTATAAGGGGACCTGGGTTTTACCTGAGGAGGCAGAGGGGAACAAGCTTGGAAACAAGGTGAGTGAAgggaaaagagaagagaggaggctTGAATAGAGGGGCCTTGTTGTAAGAATCAGTGGCCACATGGAGgcactatataataataataataataacaataataatgcattccacttataaagcgcttttgggactgatgatgatgatttgtcACTGTTGAGTTTGAGAAGGTTGGTTTGGagccaggattttttttcagtaattcagTTAGTGAGGGTAGAGCGAGTATTTAgaacatgtatttaaataaatgtgaaagcATCAAGGTTTGCTTTCCAGCACTCACACATCTTGTTTGTTCCCCAGCAGGTGACAGTCCAGGACCAGAGCACGAAGGATCCAGCTCTGCCGCTTGTCGACTCTCACGCACAGCACCTCATCCAGAAACGAATCACAGTGGAGAGGCTCACCAGCTGGTGTGTGTCCTTTAAGTTGTGTGTCTCTTTCACCTGTTTGCATTAATTGCGTGTGCCTATTAACATGTGCGGGACAGCTACATGCAGGGCAGGAATTTCACGAGGCCCACGAGCCATGGCCCTCGTGCCCTAGCAATTTGGCCTCGTGCCCTTAAAAAACATAACTGCCCTGAGGCCACGGTGGCCTTGATGCCCCGCCCGCACTGCCCCAGTTGGTTTAGCGGTTTTCTAGTCTGcctctttcctgtcaacacagctttgacacctgcgacttttgagaaaaaaagcatcttttgatTGAGAGATCCATGATCAGCGGTGGGTTTGATTCGAGCCTGGCATGAACTACATGCGCTAACgccacatttcaagctactgaaagtatttttatatgattgataaaataaagttatttagcGTTGTGttctgctcagcagagtgtctgtcgacccacctctccgtcctcttCCGAGACATGCGAGCAttcacacacgcgcgcgcgcactCGTCCCCACATGATCGCTCCGTGTCTCACCGTCTGCGTGTGCGCGCGctgaactaaatactatcaacctgtccgggctgTCAGAGGCCCAAATGCACCGTTGCATacgccgttcgttagccgcgagctaatattagctaacagttcaaattgttttaatcacactaaactgtgaattactgtttttagtaacttcctgtcgctaaacacatgcagctttcaaaataagagcgcaatGTATTAACAGaatcgaccacagaatttacaagaagactgtcaaaataagatgcctcattaaaatatacaagaacctttattctcctttaaaatatgcaatgattaagatcagtttatatgatggaatagttgcattagaatgtgtgagaggcaacaaatttgggcttttatcgAAGAAAAttctagccagctattttttcacactggctggctgctccatgtcctagtgggaagcatgttgacagcaattaaacatgacacagtaggataacaaagatgCTATAATAcagtcttattattattagtttggatttattgaagtggggttgtgtgAGGTTTTTAATCCATAGTCCATTTGTCTATTTTCATCCctcatctttttctctctgcgttgtgttgCAGTCTCAGAAACATTGTGGGTCCTCTGCGCCTCACCATGAGTGACATCTCCACTGATTTGAACAACCTGGTCCGGACATTCAGGTCAGTTCAGCACACGCAAGTACACACTCTCCTCTGCAAGTCTGTTTGCATAAGTCACACAGTTTCACCACAGTTTCacgcacatgttttttttttggtccgaTCATTTCAGCACACTGACGAGGCCTAAAATGTGTCACACAAAATGTAGCTGTCTATCTGtaaattttaatgtaaagagtagaaaaatcaaaaacaagttgataatGGTTTCATCGACACATTTAAAGGTGCAATACTAGAGCCAATATTGAGCATGAATCAGGATGATGGTATGCTGCTTTACTGCAGCAACATGTCTGCTGTGTGTAGAGAAATCCTGCAAATTTGTACACATCAATATTagatttgttttgctttttcaaGAGTTATTTGGGGATTCTGCCATGTCCTATTATAAACAGTATATCTGTTCTGTATATCTATCTGCGGAAACAAATCTGTTATCCAGTATGATCTGTAAACTCTGCtagcaacaacaaaaacgtaTATTCTCAGAGGAATCAGATCTTTAAACTTGTGATTAacaaaaggcttttattttaaattccaCAACATTGTAGAAAGATTTGATGCAGGACTCTGGTGCCTCCTACAGGTAGACAGGAAGCATGACAACAACAGAGTTTCATCAACCCTCCATAGActctttttcacagcagacattttgactcgTCACAGCAGATAAAGCACAGCTGGtacttataataatattaatacttgGGTTGGTCGTTTtctgaggggaaaaaagcagaATTTGAAAATACGGCCCTCCTCTTGCAGCTCTGCCCTCTCTGTCCTAAGCCCCGGCCACCAGACGTTTGTGAGAATTCCCGTTTTCTTTGCAGATTTGTCAGCCTCTGAGATGACATATTGGTCCGATGCTCTAGTTTGCTACATAAGAGCTGCAGGATACAGTTAGCAGAGAGCTAAAATATGACCAacattttctcttcctctctgaaaTGATTTGTAgatatatttttgcatttattgtcAGACTCTCTGGTAGgtggtttttttcttctatttttttaagaagCCCATCTTCCTCTTTTTGGGTTGCTCTGCAGTGGAGGCAGTTGTTTCCAATGCTGCAAAAGAAACTTTTTCTTCAGGAATTGCCATTGAATAAAGCTTTCACCATTTGAAGGGTGGATGTGCCTGTGCCTGTGACCTGCATTTGTAAAACAGCCAAAGGGCCTGTGATTGACCATAGTTTCCTGTCATGGGTTAGATTTTCTAAAGCCTGaaaacagagcaaagaggaggtgcagaactTAACCTTATCTCAGACTTATGAATTACAACATGCTGAAAAGttgaattaaaatgttgaatgaaacattaaaaaaagcagaactttgcagcgttatttttaCAACTTCCCGATACGATATCCTGATGCATCCTTAGATCTtccagtttcatatgataccagtattcccagtatgttcctaaaagtgagccctcTACggccttcagaaaaaaaactgcccGCCGTCTCTAAATATCAAtccttggcagccatgaattgatataatattgccgcACAAAACATAGCaatatgctgtatcgattttttccccccacctctactgaAAAGCTATAGAGTTTCTGTCCAATGACGATTACAAAATAACCTGACCACGAACAACAATGGCTCCATTAAATTTGAATAAGTGAACCGGCATGTAAAATAGCAGAACCCTGAAATTGAAGCAGAAGTTCAGCttgtaataattattttcttttcccAGTAGTAGTCAGTATAGCGGTTATTAAACAATCTTCTACCAGAATTGAACATTTCCTGCCATAGAAGCGTTCTCTGTTCCCATTGGCTGGTGACgatgtttttttaacaggagTGCTATTAAATCACTGTGTGGTGAGTAACACCTCTAGAGTCCTGCTTCCAGGAATTCTGCTGTCAGAAGCCCCGCTCACATGAGGCTTCAACCACAGAAAATACGCAGCagcgctgtcacacacacatacatcactGCACTATTGCAGCCAGTGTTTGTGTTGGTCGGTCCGGCCTTGtgcactttttgttttcttagttCACTTATCATCAGAATCAGGTGGTTTCTGACACCTGCCTATAGAAAGTGGGTTATATGTAGAATTATGTGTATGTTCACATGTTTTGTGCAACACACAGACATGCCctgacatgatttttttttttttacagcttcaCCAACACAAACATCATCCACAAAGCTCCAGAGTGGACCCTGATAGCCGTCGTGCTCCTCCATCTGTAAGTaaacagtgtgtctgtgtgtgaatgtgttacTGCAGTGTTAAGAGAATGCACAGTGACAGCTGGACAGTCTGCTCCTCAGAAAATATTCCAAGGAAATCAAGGGCCATTGTTCCCAGGAAAGCAAGCTTGACACCACTGTTAGTCACTACCTGGTGTGTGCAACTGTTTGTGTGCGAGTTATGAATGAAGTGAGTTTTTATATTCAGTTGTAGCTTATTAAGAGTAAACTAAACTCAAGTAAATTTAGATTTGattagttttgtttatttgtcattgtatatcactcatagactgtatataaataatggacgtagtcaccgtgacgtcgcccgttggaagcatcaagttcagcgttacacagCGACTCcttgttagtccaaccaaacgctgaacaagacatttttactgaacaaaactttcaaataaactgtcattaagtgaaaatacagtgaaaggggcAAAGTTATGATACCAacccggtaaacgtccttttttacatctatataactaatttattgacacgttgccgtgttctgcttctctccttatgacggctcgccttgttagtgacctgtcaatcaaagttagccacgccccaattcatacgattctttatcttctattttcttctaaattgggccattttttgaactattaacatgaagttgtcttgaagaagtgttgtcctaaaaaaaaatttctgacgtaataaatcaagtgagaagttttctcattttgcattgaaatgaatggacagaaatgtttttgcagccggaggttgccacctgatATCACTACACAACGAAATTAAGATAATCAATGACTCACTTAGCAGCATAAGAAAGGAAGAATGTGAAAGGGTcagtattaataaatacatggatggtgtaaaatacaaaaatcatgaCAAATTATATTACACATTCTTTATCTTAtatgatgaagtgatgacattttatattcaaaaggtcaaaggccatctttaatgtgaaatcaaaacattctgcaaaaacacttttctggccatttttcagcaccataactcaggaacagaagggCAGAATGTGACCATATTTCACTTTTGGCCAGACTTTGGAAACTGTGGTGACTGTGGAGATCCTCTGTGCTGCTgggttgaagatgtgtgtgaaaCAGCCCGGTTTTAGAATGCAAacttctttgcagcaacatccatatttcAAGACTTGTCTACTGTCTTTGTGTTCTCTCCTGTTCTTCTGTTCATCCACTAAAAGCTCAGGTGATTATCGTTGCACCATGTGACGAAGCTCTCTATCAGTTCTCTGTAAAAATAGTTTCTAAGACAGCAAATTTCTCACTGGAAATTTTTCACTGGACTCATACACAACATACGACATTGATTAGTCATTGTTTTATGCAATTTTCAGGCTGAATCACTTTCTAAGGAAGTTATGAGCACATCTCTGGTTCATACATGTAGCGTATAAAGACCAAGCTACACTTGAATTGATATAAATAAAGCTGAATAAACAGCTGCCaaatatatattcagtttattatttatcaggTGGAAAAAATCCATATGTATATAGCTATATTAAGACTAAAGCTGACATTATATTAGTGACAGCTGACTGTAACTTGCTGTTGCATGAAGAGGTTGATGCTCAAATCAAAGCAACAACTTTTGTTCTTCATCCAAACAAGCAAACTGTCCAAACTTTCAGCTTCAAAAGCTTCATGGTGCTTTGACAAGACGCTATATGGTGTGGCATTGTTACCAGCACATGCCATATggtctgtgtgcatgcatgcatgtgtgtgtgcatgtgcgtgtgtgtgttgctggcaGTTCATGGACAGTTCCGTGCTGCTCCCGCCTAAGTACACAAAGACGCCTCATGGCCTTATCTCCACCTGATTGCCCCTCTCTAGATCCGTGATCCAGGACAGAAAGCACACACAGGCAGCCCAGTACACATTcaagttaaacacacacacacacacacacacacacacacacacagttcctcTGTATACATCCAAGCAAAATGAGCACTTTAAATTGGCCCGGCTGGGAAAACTTTCACCTGATGCCCGGCTGAATCTGATTTACGACTCCTTCAGTGGCCCCCAGGTCGGTTTGCATCAGTATCATAACTTACATTGTGAGCTCTCTCGAGGTGAACAAAAGAATACAGTAAGTGTTGTGACACAAATCTATAACTCTTAAAGCAGGAGAGCCTTGTGACTGCAGACTCAACatgtaattttctgctgctCTGGGTCTCTCAATCAAGAAGGAGTTTGGTGATGTTGGGAAGTGGGATCATGCTAAATGATGATGTGAAGAGTAGATTAGTTTGGgttttattaaatacattttaaataattatccTCAACAAAAGCTCAGTAATCTTTGGGGATGTGATCAGAACACTGTTTTTTGATCAGAGGTatgtgaagtaaaaaaaaaaaaaggcaagatTTGTTATCTGTGCACTGCGGCTTCGACCTGATTGTAGGTGTCTTGTGATGTTGATTTAAAACAACTGATTTTATCTCAGTGATGAACCACATAATAAGTAAGTTGCATGACAGTGAGTCCACGTGATGATTCCTCATCACCACTCCGTCTCTGATAATCAGCCCTTCCACAAACATTTATTCTCTTTGTCTCGTGTCCCACTGGCACTCTATGATTTCATTTGTTCCCGTTTTAACTTCGAGCTTCTCCGTCCTTCCATTCCTCCATCATGAATAATTTGGTGTGCTGTCTTATCTATCTGCTGCATGGCAGCTGTGGAGCTAGTCTGGCCTCTATTGTTCACGCTAGCTGAATAATGGATGCCCCCCCTGCAACACTAGACCCTGGGGTGAGCCGGAGATTAACCAGCAGTGCACCTCCACACAGGTAGACGGGACAGgtagagggggaggagaggggtgACGGGGATCAGGTGGAAGGTTGCAAAGAGTGGATTTAGAGCTGAGGGTAAACTCTCTGTATGTAGTTGGTCTTTTCTGATTTAATAGATCatgacacacactgtaacagattgctgtaagaaaacagccaaattgtgacagtaacatactgttttctattaaaaaggtattatactgtagaaaacaatgcattctgggcaatatttgttggtagcttgccgtttcccataaaatatatgatgaatgaatatatgatatatatatatgatattttctatgtctcttcttgtccacatttttaatggctgtattttactttactaactcattcagtatatggaaTATTAAAATTGCTGAGGTtgcagtgaagacagcgcttaattcatagtaattggctttcagacagtaatatgctctatttataaaaaatgactgcattgtatactgcaacaatattgcaactagcttcagcactatactgtgttttagtctactgtaaaaatcaatgaaatgcaggattttactctaattcagtatgtggttttatcacagtaacatactgtaaagtaaataacagtagatgaactgtaaaattaacagtagaatgctggcaaccctgctgccagtattttactgttaatttacaagacaattgttgaCAGTGCACCTTCTTAAAAAAATCCACCATTTATATGGATTTAGATCAGGTTATGACATGTCACATTACCTGATGGTTCGAGTCATCATGGAGTGTGTTTGCATTTCCATAAGTATCCTGGTTTTGAGTGCACATGTAAATATTA is part of the Centropristis striata isolate RG_2023a ecotype Rhode Island chromosome 11, C.striata_1.0, whole genome shotgun sequence genome and encodes:
- the rpap2 gene encoding putative RNA polymerase II subunit B1 CTD phosphatase rpap2 isoform X2; translation: MEAEERRSGKTAKKGGKRVKAMTAEEEARRREVVKETLREKFDLEKRALKIVERLLEDSVAEDFLVDCAKFIAPANYKDTVEERSIAKLCGYPICSNKMGKVPKQQYKICTKTNKVYDITERKSFCSNFCYKASKEFELQISTTPLWLRQHESPPEVKLMKKGDGGSSGEEVLLTTRRLEEEDIENPLAAQPEDARSSQDAAVGLGHSDGSDIEQEQDFVSSVVSQRQGPRVHWGDLPKRTDEDKKGDRGKVERQKKQRREGGEEEAEGHRKQGAEREGNMREDENGKESRSCKTEVGTDAENSLNTHRPNGGLPDEASVEEATAKLNCCNLSEGVTPAAPPPVESTDNTTLASSSPCKDSNSSTESKRLPPSPLINTNQHSSNTASISQPDLNITQVGMSRRGAAGLRDLLKNHTAGAKPDNIRLNLLECLRRTLKEWSTDETLKFLYGAEHSLGSPFADVKEEKEVEEELDEDDLEDEVTDEGADGVEAGPQKRPSAAAPDYGALRQETQQLELRVKEFYKGTWVLPEEAEGNKLGNKVTVQDQSTKDPALPLVDSHAQHLIQKRITVERLTSCLRNIVGPLRLTMSDISTDLNNLVRTFSFTNTNIIHKAPEWTLIAVVLLHLLSAVSPVVRDALETAASVEYLNTLMEELGLQEQDLLNLVRLFKSPAH
- the rpap2 gene encoding putative RNA polymerase II subunit B1 CTD phosphatase rpap2 isoform X1; the encoded protein is MEAEERRSGKTAKKGGKRVKAMTAEEEARRREVVKETLREKFDLEKRALKIVERLLEDSVAEDFLVDCAKFIAPANYKDTVEERSIAKLCGYPICSNKMGKVPKQQYKICTKTNKVYDITERKSFCSNFCYKASKEFELQISTTPLWLRQHESPPEVKLMKKGDGGSSGEEVLLTTRRLEEEDIENPLAAQPEDARSSQDAAVGLGHSDGSDIEQEQDFVSSVVSQRQGPRVHWGDLPKRTDEDKKGDRGKVERQKKQRREGGEEEAEGHRKQGAEREGNMREDENGKESRSCKTEVGTDAENSLNTHRPNGGLPDEASVEEATAKLNCCNLSEGVTPAAPPPVESTDNTTLASSSPCKDSNSSTESKRLPPSPLINTNQHSSNTASISQPDLNITQVGMSRRGAAGLRDLLKNHTAGAKPDNIRLNLLECLRRTLKEWSTDETLKFLYGAEHSLGSPFADVKEEKEVEEELDEDDLEDEVTDEGADGVEAGPQKRPSAAAPDYGALRQETQQLELRVKEFYKGTWVLPEEAEGNKLGNKQVTVQDQSTKDPALPLVDSHAQHLIQKRITVERLTSCLRNIVGPLRLTMSDISTDLNNLVRTFSFTNTNIIHKAPEWTLIAVVLLHLLSAVSPVVRDALETAASVEYLNTLMEELGLQEQDLLNLVRLFKSPAH